AGTGCTTCGTGATCTCGCTGTGTAAAAAAATCGGCCTCTTCTTTGGGAAATAGGTCGTAGTCGTTCTTCCCTAAAATTTCATCAGCACTGACCCCAGCTAACTTTTCTGCGGCTTGATTACATAAGACAATTCGCAGATCAGCCGCATCTTTGACAAAAACTGCTACAGGCATGGTTTGAATCACAGAATGCAGAAACTGTTGAGTAGTTTGCAGTTGTTCTTCTATTCTTTGACGCTCATGCAGTGCAGCTTGCTGTTCACTCTTGTATTGCTGTAATTGATTAGTATATTCTAGAACTGTCTGGCGTAGTTCAGCATTATCTGTTTTTAGTTGCTGAAGGCATTGACGTAAGCTGATTAACTCTTGATTTAACTCTTCAATAGACATACTGATTTATGATTTTTTAGTTTTAGACATTGAGAAAGCTATATATATCTCAATACAGTGAATTGATGTGTCTATTACCAGAGTTAAGTAACTTGAAAATGTGATGGCCATACAGAGATTTTGTGTTAGCACAGTTGCTCATATCTATGAATTTGCTGGCGAAGAAGTTATGGTTAGAGAATTTAGCTAAATCTACTGTAATGGAAAGAGCCTGAGATCATTTTGCCCAAATCAATATCAAATATTAACTACTAGTTACATTTAAATCCTCAGATTTTTTATAGCAGCGCGAGCGTTATATCAAGCTGATTCTGCCGCCGCCTATTAAACCACAGCTTAATTAACTGCGGCCGGGACTCTAGAATGTCACGCTTACTGTGGCTTGTATTCTGACTGAGCAGCGGCATCCTGGTCAGAAGACTTCATCCATTGTCAAAGCTGGTGACTACCATTCGATTTTCTAGAAACAGGACTCATTGATCACCTGAATGCCCAAAACTGTGCGAATCCTGGAACCCTCAGCGAGCCGTAACTTGACGATTTCACCGATTGTGAATTTAGGTGTTTCAATGCGTAGAGGTAGAATCTTCAAGGGGCGACAAGCCAGTTAAAGAGCTTGCTGTATAAGCTTCATAGCCCTTAAACCTCGCTGATAATATGCTTGCTTATTGCGACTGAAACCGGCCAGTTCCTCGACCCATGCTTGACACTCATGCCAAGCAACTATCCAATTTTGACCATATAAACCTATCCAGAAATTACTGTGACGTTTCTCATTTCTATTTTTTTCTTGGCTACGACAAATATATGATTCTTGTTTTTGAAATTTAGTCCTTTGTCCATGTAACCAAGCACTGGTCATAGCTAAAGCAATTAAGAATATTAAACGTACAAGTCTATCAGGATTAGCTTGAGAACTTTCCAAATTGTAACCGCCAGTTTTACAATCTTTGAACATGGCTTCAATCCCAAAGCGTTGAGTATATATTTTGAGGGCAGTATTTAAATCAGGCAAATTAGTTAATAAATACCAAGCTTCCTTTTCTTGTTTACTTCTATACTTTCTTTTCCAGTAGACTGCTAAATTAAACCGACCAAAACCTTTTTTCTGAGTCAACTTAACATTGGGATAAAATTGACGAATACCAGGGTAAATCTCAATGCTACTTAAAGACTGAAATTTTTGTCTTTTTTCTTGAAAAGTCGTATCCTTTTTTTGACGAAATACAAAACTCTGGTTCTGCTTGTGGAGCCAATGCGCCAGTTCTACGCTATGAAATTCTCTATCCCCGATAATCACTAATTTATACTTTTTTAATAAACGGATTACTGGGCGTAATACTTTTTGCTGTTCTTCTAAGTTACTGCTACCATCTTTTTCTAATAAGCACCAATATATTGGCCATGCTCTTTTTTGGTAAATCACACTTACCATCAATATATTATTTTCTTTCCACTGTGTTCTATCCATCGCAATTGTTAACTGTGACCCTACTTTAAAATTTTGGTTAATTATTGCTTCAATGATAGGGAACCACAACAAGACTACACTCAAAGCATTTAGTGTTAAAAACCTTTGTAAATGCCGCCTACGACTATTTTGTTGTATAGGTAAAGGTAGTGTTGCTGCTAATCTTTCTATCCTGACCTGTTTCTGATTTTGTAACAACCACACCAACATCTTCAGAGTGATTAGCTGTGCTTTATTTAGGTATTTTTCTAAGAAGTTTTGGTAGAATGATGCCAGCATTATGACGACGGTCTTGGTCAAATTACGAGACCGTTCTTTTTTACCACGAAACTGATCTCCACAGAAGAGTCTACTACCCCTATACAGTTCATTCTCAATAAGCATCTAATTTTTTCAAGGAGTCTGTGCCTCCCAAACCTTTATCTGTCCTGATTTAGAGGCGATTGTCGCCCCTTGAAGGTAGAATCAGTAGACTTGTTCGTTTTACCATTTTTCTTTTTCTAAGCTAATATTCCGCATAAGTCTACTGATTCCTGGCTTACATATCTTCTAATTCCATTCCCTTAGTTTCCTTAATAAAGAAGAGAACAAAAAATAGTGAGATAGCTGCCGCAGTGGTATAGAGTCCGTAGGCTGCACCCAAGCCGAAATATTGCAGGATGGGTGGGAATGAGGTGGAAACAGCGAAATTTGCTACCCATTGCATCGCCGCCGCCACAGAAAGTGCAGCCGCCCGAATTTTGTTATTAAACATTTCGCCTAACAATACCCAGGTGACTGGCCCCCAGGAAAAACCAAAGCAAAATACATATAGGTTGGCGGTAACAAGAGCAACAATACCTGTGCTACCACTGAGAGTTGGGTTCCCAGCAGCATCTAGTGGCGCAGTACCGAAAATTGATGCCATTGTTCCCAAGGTAATGGTCATACCAATTGAGCCGAGAATCAATAGGGGTTTGCGACCAAATTTATCGACGAAGGCGATCGCTACTAATGTAGTAATAATATTTACTGCACCTGTGATGACTGTAATTGTGAGGGAATCTTTTTCGGAAAAGCCAACAGCCCGCCATAAAACGCTGCTGTAGTAAAAAATGACGTTAATACCGACAAATTGCTGAAGTAAAGATATCCCGATACCAATCCAGACAATTGGCAGAAGTCCGCCACTCCGGCGTAGGAGGTCAGAAAATTGCGGTTCCCGTTCTCGCATGACTGTTTGGCGAATTTCCTCGATTTTGGCGAGGACGTTACCCCCGATAATTTTACTGAGAACATTGGCGGCTTCTGGCTCTCGTCCTTGGGCAACTAAGTAGCGAGGCGATTCGGGAATCATTAAAGCGGCCATCCCATACAACACCGCAGGCGGAATCTCTGTCCAAAACATCCACCGCCAAGCCGCAATCCCGAACAAAAAGGGAGATTCAGCTGAACCTGCTGATACTGCTATAAAGTAATCACACAGCAGGGCAATGAAAATTCCAACTACAATCGCTAGTTGTTGCAATGACCCTAACCTACCGCGCAAATTGCTAGGAGAACATTCAGCAATGTAAGCAGGGGCAATTACACTGGCAGCACCAACGGCAAGTCCACCCAACAGCCGCCAAAAGATAAAATCCCAAATGCCAAAGGCAATCCCAGAACCAATAGCACTGATGGTAAATAAGACTGAAGCTACCACCATTGCTTTAACTCGGCCATATCGGTCGGCAATTTTGCCCGCATAAAAGGCTCCTAATGCCGAGCCTAACAATGCCAGGGATACAGCAAGGCCAGTTAGTACGCTATTGGCGCTAAAAGCTGTGGATAAAGCTGCAACTGCACCGTTAATCACTGCTGTATCAAATCCGAACAAGAAGCCACCGAGGGCAGCAGCGCCAGCAATTAAAATTACATAGAAGGTGTTGGATTTACGACGAGTTGTGGTAGATGTCATGGTTGTATTTGGTATTGGGGAATAAGATCATGAGTTATTCACGCAGAGACGCGGAGGCGCAGAGAGAAGAAGGAGAGTTGATAGTGCTGAATATTCTTCGCCCTGCACCTTTGCACTCGTGCCTAACGTCTGGAACGTCTACGGAGTCTATCAATCATGACTGCGGCAATAATTACTAGTCCTTTCACGACTAGTTGCCAGAAGTAGGACATATTTAATAGGGTCAAACCATTGTTGAGAACGGCAATAATTAATGCGCCTAACAGTGTGCCACCAATGGTGCCGATACCGCCCGTGAAGCTGGTGCCACCGAGGATGACGGCGGCGATCGCATCTAATTCATAACCCTGTCCTAATATCCCTGTGGCACTATACAACCGACTGGCACTCATAATTCCGGCTAAACCTGCCAGCAATCCACTCACGCCATAAACAAATAGCAAGACGCGATTGACTTTGATACCTGTTAATCTGGCGGCGCGTTCGTTACCACCTACTGCATATATCTGCACACCTAAAACAGTTTGGCGCAGGACAAACCAACTCACAGCTACAGTTAACAGGGCAATGATGACTAGCCAGGGAATGGGGCCAACGTAGCTATTACCTATCCAAGCAAAGTTGATGTTACGGTTAATAACTGTTGTACCATTGGCAACTAAAAAGGCCGCACCCCTTAAGGCGGTTAATGAACCCAAGGTGACAATAAACGGCGGTACATCCAAAAAGGTGATTAAGGCACCGTTGAGTAAACCTAAAAGCAAACCTGTCAGTAAAGCAGCTGGGACAGCCAACCAACCTAAAGCCGGCAGCAAAGAGACTAATACCGCAACTACAGCAGATACAGCCAAGATTGAACCTACGGAAAGGTCAATCCCACCAGTGAGAATCACAAATGTCATCCCGGTTGCCAGGACAATATTAATTGATGCCTGACGTAAGATGTTGACGGCGTTACCTGCTGTGAAAAAGTTGGGACTTAGCAGGGAAAATAAGATGCAGATAATTACCAAAATCGGTAGAATACCCGCAACTTGCAAGAAATTATTGATGGATTTACGCCGACTGGCTGTGGAATTTTGGCTAGGTCTATTGTTGACAGGTCTTAAGGTTTGACTCATGATGCTGTTACCTCCGATGCTCCAGTTGCATAGTGCATAATGTTTTCTTGGGTGATTTCTCTGTCTGGGGTGTCGTCTAGTTCGCCCACTAATTGCCCTTCGCGCATGACTAAAACGCGATCGCTCATTCCCACAATTTCGGGCAGTTCGCTGGAAACCATGAGAATTGCGACTCCTTGGGCGGCTAAATCACTGATAATCCGGTAAATTTCGCTTTTCGCCCCGATATCTACGCCGCGTGTTGGTTCATCTAGCATCAATACTCTGGGGTTAATGGCTAACCACCGCGCCAGCAGGAGTTTTTGCTGATTACCACCGGAAAGATCCACGGCGCGAATTTCTAAGTTAGCTAGTCGGATATGGAAGTTTTCGACGGCTTCTGTGGCAATTTTATTGACTGAAACCCAGTTAACAATGCCACCTTTGGCATCTTGTTTGAGTCGATTCAGTCCAATATTCTTGCGGGAACTCATCTCTAGAAATAAACCTTGGTCTTTGCGGTCTTCGGGGACGTAGCCAATACCTGCGGCGATCGCATCACTAGGGGAATTAATCTCTAGTTTTTTGCCATTTAAAAATATTTCCCCACTAGCTTTGCGGTCAGCACCAAAAATCAACCGCGATACTTCTGTCCTTCCTGCACCTACTAACCCAGCTAGTCCTAGAATTTCGCCCGCACGTAGTTGAAAACTAGCTGGTTGTATCTTGCGCCCATCACTAATATTTCTAACTTCCAGCACCACTGCACCCGGATTCTTTTGTCGTTGATGTTCGTAGAAGTCCTGCATGGAGCGACCGACCATCATCTGTACCAATCGCTGGGGCGAAATTTCCTCACGAGTTAGACTGCCAATATATTGACCATCACGTAGTACACTAATTCGGTCAGCCAAGGCATAGATTTCTTCCATACGATGACTGATATAAATAATGGCAATGCCATCGTTGCGGAGTTTGCGAATCACTTCAAATAAGCGCTCAGTCTCGCGGTCAGATAAGGCGGCTGTTGGTTCATCCATGACCAAAATCCGGCTTTTATCTTTCAGCGCTCTGGCAATTTCGACTTGCTGTTGTTCGGCGATCGCCAATGTACCTACTATTGTTTGTGGTG
This window of the Nostoc sp. HK-01 genome carries:
- a CDS encoding ABC transporter-like protein, whose translation is MTTNIQTDFSPPATTTPVLEMQGIAKRFHGVAALQGVNLTIYPGEVHALMGENGAGKSTLMKILAGAYIADEGEIRINGQTVKITDPGTARQAGINLIYQELNVAPNLTVTENMFMGSELQRGQFLDRKTMELEAQQVLDSLGATFTPQTIVGTLAIAEQQQVEIARALKDKSRILVMDEPTAALSDRETERLFEVIRKLRNDGIAIIYISHRMEEIYALADRISVLRDGQYIGSLTREEISPQRLVQMMVGRSMQDFYEHQRQKNPGAVVLEVRNISDGRKIQPASFQLRAGEILGLAGLVGAGRTEVSRLIFGADRKASGEIFLNGKKLEINSPSDAIAAGIGYVPEDRKDQGLFLEMSSRKNIGLNRLKQDAKGGIVNWVSVNKIATEAVENFHIRLANLEIRAVDLSGGNQQKLLLARWLAINPRVLMLDEPTRGVDIGAKSEIYRIISDLAAQGVAILMVSSELPEIVGMSDRVLVMREGQLVGELDDTPDREITQENIMHYATGASEVTAS
- a CDS encoding inner-membrane translocator, which translates into the protein MSQTLRPVNNRPSQNSTASRRKSINNFLQVAGILPILVIICILFSLLSPNFFTAGNAVNILRQASINIVLATGMTFVILTGGIDLSVGSILAVSAVVAVLVSLLPALGWLAVPAALLTGLLLGLLNGALITFLDVPPFIVTLGSLTALRGAAFLVANGTTVINRNINFAWIGNSYVGPIPWLVIIALLTVAVSWFVLRQTVLGVQIYAVGGNERAARLTGIKVNRVLLFVYGVSGLLAGLAGIMSASRLYSATGILGQGYELDAIAAVILGGTSFTGGIGTIGGTLLGALIIAVLNNGLTLLNMSYFWQLVVKGLVIIAAVMIDRLRRRSRR
- a CDS encoding sugar transporter codes for the protein MTSTTTRRKSNTFYVILIAGAAALGGFLFGFDTAVINGAVAALSTAFSANSVLTGLAVSLALLGSALGAFYAGKIADRYGRVKAMVVASVLFTISAIGSGIAFGIWDFIFWRLLGGLAVGAASVIAPAYIAECSPSNLRGRLGSLQQLAIVVGIFIALLCDYFIAVSAGSAESPFLFGIAAWRWMFWTEIPPAVLYGMAALMIPESPRYLVAQGREPEAANVLSKIIGGNVLAKIEEIRQTVMREREPQFSDLLRRSGGLLPIVWIGIGISLLQQFVGINVIFYYSSVLWRAVGFSEKDSLTITVITGAVNIITTLVAIAFVDKFGRKPLLILGSIGMTITLGTMASIFGTAPLDAAGNPTLSGSTGIVALVTANLYVFCFGFSWGPVTWVLLGEMFNNKIRAAALSVAAAMQWVANFAVSTSFPPILQYFGLGAAYGLYTTAAAISLFFVLFFIKETKGMELEDM